In Desulfurispora thermophila DSM 16022, the genomic window CTCCGGTAACGCTTTATGACGCGGGAGAGATCCACACCACCCAGCAGGCCGTTGGGGCGGAAGATCATCATCACCACCAGCAGCAGGCCATAAATCATCATCCGGTACTCGGCAATGAACCGTAAAAATTCGGGAGCCAGGGTAAGGACGACAGTTCCCAGTATGGTACCCGGAATACTGCCCAGACCGCCCAGCACGACGAAATTCAAGATTTCAAAAGAGCGGGCGAAACCAAAATCGTTGGGGTTGAGGTATTGCAACAGGTGAGCATAAAGCCCCCCGGCCAGACCGGCAAAAAAAGCACCGATGGCAAAGGCCTGCACCTTGTATATGGTTGTGTTGATACCCATAGCGGCCGCGGCAATTTCGTCCTCCCGAATGGCCAGCAAAGCCCGCCCGAAGCGGGAATACTGAATCCTGTACATACAGTATACCGTAATGGCCACCAGCAGGTAGACAACAAATACATTGGTGTAACGGGGAATGCCGGCCAGCCCGATGGCACCACCGGTAATTTGCAAATTGGTGAACACAACCAGGACGATTTCCCCGAATCCCAGCGTAGCGATGCCCAGATAGTCACCCGTCAGCCGCAACGTGGGAAAACCAATCAGCACGCCCCAGATACAGGCTACACATCCCCCGGCCAGCAGCGATAAGGCAAAGGGCAAATGCATTTTCAAAGTGAGAAGTGCCGCCGTATAGGCACCGATGCTCATAAAAGCAGCATGGCCGAAAGAAAGCTGACCGGTAACACCGGTAATCAAATTAAGCCCCAGTGCCAGGATGATATATATGCCCAGCAGATTGGCCACCTGCAGGTAATAGGGGTTGATATTCTGTGTAAACATATCCAGCATGTCTTCCACCTACACTTTCCGCTGCACCGGTCGTCCCAATAGCCCGGTGGGACGGAAAAGCAGCACCAGAATGAGCAACGTAAAAGCAACGGCATCTTTGTAGTCTCCATATCCGGCAGCAATGCCCAGTACTTCGGCAATCCCCAGGAAAATGCCGCCCAGCATGGCGCCCGGAATACTGCCAATGCCCCCCAGCACAGCAGCGCAAAAAGCTTTCAAACCGGCCTGCACGCCCATGAGCGGAAACACCGAGTTAAAATACATCCCCACCAGCACACCGCCGGCAGCCGCCAGCAGGGAGCCCAGCGCGAAGGTAAAGGATATTACCCTGTTGACGTTAATGCCCATCAAAGCCGCAGTATCGTAATCTTCAGATGCCGCCCGCATGGCCTTGCCTATTTTTACATACTTAACTATCAGATGCAAACCGACCATGAGAAAACTGGCCACTACCAGAATAATGATCTGTACCCGGGACACCTGCACAGGTCCCAGCTTGTACAGGGCATCCTCCACAACCTGGGGGAAAGCCTGCGGTTGAGGACCAAAAATAACCGTCATCAGAGTTTGCAAAAAGATACTTACGCCAATGGCGGAAATAAGCGGTGCCAGTCTGTCGGAGCGGCGCAAAGGGCGGTAAGCTATTCGCTCGGCAGTCACGCCCAGAGCCATGCACACCAGCATGGCTAAAAACATGGCCACAAAAATATTTACTTTTAAAATAGTAATAGCCAGTACTCCGACAAAAGCCCCCACCATGAAGATCTCCCCGTGGGCAAAGTTAATCAACTGAATAATTCCATAAACCATGGTATAGCCCAGGGCAATCAGGGCATAGGTTGCCCCCAGGGTGAGGCCGTTGATGAGCTGCTGCCAGAACATAATTGTCACCCCAATAATTATCTGCTGTGCAAAGAGGTAAAAAAACAGCGGTGCGGCCATTACGGCTACCGCAATGGCCGCTCTGCATATACTTATTATCAACAATGCTTACTGCGCGGTAACCGGAATTACCGCCTTCACAGCCCACTTCTGCTCCTTCACTTCCAGTAAGAAGACCGGGCTTTTTACCGGTTCGCGGTTGGGCCCGAAAGAAATGGTACCCGTTACACCCTGCCAGTTCTGGGTTTTGGCCAGTTCATTTTTGAAGACGGACGGATCAGCCGAATTTGCTTTCTTAATTGCATCGGCAATCAGCATGACAGCATCGTACCCCTGGGCAGAGAACATATCGGGCAAGGCATTGTTATTGGCCTTTTGATAGGCCTGCACAAAAGCCTTGGTCTTTTCACCGGCATTGTTCAAGTCAGGATAAAATCCCGTGTAGACCATGCTCCCTTCCACAGCGTTGCCGCCCAGCTCCCAGAGCTTGGGAGAAAGCAGGCCGTCACCACCCACCATGACTTGCTTCAAGCCCTGCTTGCGCACTTCTTTCATGAATAAGCCGCCTTCGGTGTAGTAGCCGGTGAAGACAATGCCGTCCACAGCCTTTTGCTTGATATTGGTGACTTGAGCGCTGAAGTTCTGGTCACCGTCTTTGATGCTCTGTTCAATAACAATCTGGGCACCGTATTTGGCCAAAGCATCCTTGAAAATCTTGGTCAGGCCCACGCTATAGTCGTTGTTGACCGAGGTGACCAGGGCCACTTTTTTCCAGCCCAGCGTCTCCACACAGTATTTGGTTACAGCCGGAGCCGCCAGAGCATCTAGAAGCGTATCGCGGAAAATATAATCACCAATCTCCACTACCCCTGGCCCCACAGCACCGGCCGAAAGCAGCACCACTTTGCTCTGCTGGGCAATATTGCCGGCCACTTTGGTAATCCCGGTCGTGGGGTCACCCACAATAGCAACCACCTTGTTGTTGTTAATCAACTTCTGCGTCACTGTGGCCGCCTCACTGGGGTTACTGCGGTGGTCATCTTCAATAATTTCCACTTTCTTACCCAGCAGGCCGCCGGCGGCATTAATGTCATCCGCCGCCATCTTCATACCTTTCAGTGTCTCAATGCCATAACTGGCATGGTTGCCTGTCTTGGCCCCCAAAAAGCCGATTTTGATCGTCTCTCCGGAAGGAGTTGCGCTCTGCTCCTGGGCAGGTTTGCCTTTGTCCGCCTGTCCACCACCACAACCCGTTGCTACCAGAACCAGCGCCAGCATGGCGATTGCCAGCAGCCACCATGTTCTCCTCATCATTTCTTCTTTTGCCTCCTTTACTATCATTTCATAATTTTTGCACTTATCTAACTATTCTGTGCCCCCTTCTCTTTCACCTCCTGGTAGTTCATAAAGCCACAAGCATTAACACAGGTATGAATTCAACACATTTGATATAAAGTCCTGCCTTGTGTTTAACTTTTTGTCAGCATGGCACATGTATACATGTCCAAATTTCCGGCACCAGTAAAAACATTTGGACAAATCAATTAAATTTCGAAAGGAAGAAAAGCAAATAAAAAAAAGCAAGAAATTCCCCGATGAGGTTTCTTGCCCCGAAAATTATTGAAATAAAAAGCTGTTTATCCTGGCATGCCCTAACCAACTTCGCCCAGATATGCGCTGCGCACCTGTGGGTTGCTCTGGACCTCGGCAGCGCTGCCGCTAATCACAATCCGCCCCGTTTCCAACACATAGGCCCGGTGGGCTACCTGCAAGGCCATAAAAGCGTTTTGCTCCACCAGCAGAATGGTAGTGCCCTGCCGGTTGATGTCCTGAATAATGGCAAATATTTCTTCCACCAGCAGCGGGGAAAGCCCCATGGAAGGCTCGTCCAGGATCAGCAGTTGCGGCTTGCTCATCAATCCACGTCCCATGGCCACCATTTGCTGTTCCCCGCCGGAAAGTGTACCGGCCAGCTGTTTCTGTCTCTCCCGCAGGCGGGGAAATCGTTCCATCACCATCTCCAGGCTGGCGGAAATTTCGCCCTTGTCCTGCCGCGTGTAAGCACCCATGAGCAGGTTTTCATATACAGTTAAGTTGGGGAAGATCATCCGCCCCTCGGGCACGTGGGAGATGCCCAGGCGTACAATCTTGTGCGCCGGGACATTGTCAATCCTCTGGCCCTGAAAAACCACCTCTCCGGCTTTGGGACGGATTAGCCCGGAAATGGTGCGCATGGTCGTGGATTTGCCGGCTCCGTTCGCTCCGATCAGGGTTACTATCTCGCCTTTTTCCACCTGAAAGGAAACCCCGTGCAGGGCCCGGATGGCACCGTAATATACTTCCAGATTGTTTACCTCCAGCATCATGCCATCGCCGCCCCCTTCCCCAGATATGCTTCCAGCACCACCGGGTTATTGCGAATTTCCACCGGCAAACCCTGGGCAATAATCTGTCCGAAGTCCATAACCACCAGACGTTGACACAAATTCATCACCATACCCATCTGGTGTTCAATCAACAATACAGTCAAATTGAATTGTTCCTTTATGCTTTTGATCAAACCCACCATATTGCTCACTTCGGACGGATTCATACCCGCAGCCGGCTCATCCAGTATCAACAGTTTGGGCTCCAGAGCCAGCGCCCGGGCTATTTCCAAACGACGCTGGGCCCCGTAGGGCAAATTGGCCGCCAAATCCAGCGCTCTGTCGGCCAGCCCCAGCACCTCCAGCAATTCCATAGAACGGCTGGTAATTTCCACTTCCCTGTTCTTGAACCTGGGAGTGCGAAAGATGGCATCAAAAAGTCCGTACTGCACCCGAAAGTGAAAAACTGTCCGCACATTGTCCAGCACCGTGTTGCCTTTGAAGAGACGTATATTTTGAAATGTCCGGGCGATTCCCGCCTGACACACCTTGTAAGGGGGAATACCCGACATATCCTGGCCCAGGAAAAAAACTTTACCTTCACTCGGCTGATAAATGCCCGTGATCAGGTTGAACACAGTCGTTTTGCCCGCTCCATTGGGTCCAATCAAACCCACTATCTCGCCGGGCTCAATAGTCATGCTGAAATTGCTGACCGCCTTCAGGCCGCCGAAGTACTTGGAAACGTTTTTTAGCTCAAGAACTGACATGGGTGACCTCCTTATCCTTCTGCCGCCAGGCGGTCAGCGACTGCGGCACCAGGGCGGCCAATTCTTTGCCGCTGAATATGCCCTGCGGACGCAAAATAATGGATATGATTAGGATCAGTGCATAAATAACACCCCGGAAGTCAATAAAGGATTCACCCAGCACAAAGCGCAATCCTTCCAGCAAAAACACCCAGGCCACAGCAGTGACCACCGTACCGGTCATGCTGCCCAAACCGCCCAGCACCACAATGAGCAAAAAGTCGAAAGATTTTAAGAAGTCAAAACTGCTGGGGTGTAAAAACGGATAACGGTGCGCATAAATGCCCCCGGCCAAACCGGCCAGCATACAACCCAACACAAAGGACAACACTTTAATTCTGGTGGTGTTGATACCCATCACGTCGGCGGCAATCTCGTCCTCCCGCACTGCGGTACACGCCCGGCCGTAGCTGGAGAAAATGAAATTGCGCGTGAAGATGATGGCCAGCACGGTCAGCAAGAATATCAAGTCAAAACCAGCCGACTGGGGTACACCGGACATCCCGGTCGCGCCACCCAATGGTGGGAAGAACTTGCTGGAATTGTCCATGCCCACCTTGACAATGATCCCGAACCCTAAAGTAGCAATACCCAGATAATCCGAGCGCAGACGCAAGATGGGTAACCCCACTAGCAAAGCCAGCAGGCCGGCAACCAACATCCCTAAAAGCAAGGAAATAGCCAAAAATAAATAATTATCAGCACTGCCGTAGAGCTTGTCCAAAAGACCGGCGCTATAAGCACCCAGGCCGTAAAAAGCCGCATGGCCCAGGGAGAATTGACCGGTAAAACCGTAAATTATGCTCAAACCCAGGGCTCCAATCGTGGCAATCAGCGCCTGATCCAGCACCCTCTGCCAGTAGTCGTTCATCAGGCCGGACAGTTGCAGCACCTTAATCAAGGCGTAAAAGGCGACAGTACCCAGTAGTAGGAGCCAAGTAGCTGATTTTTTTTGCGCCATATACTTCCCCCCCTTACACCTTGTCCGGCTCATTCTTGCCCAGAATGCCGCTGGGCCTTATTAATAGTACAAGAATTAAAATAAAGAAGGCAATCGCATCCCTGAGCTGAGAAGAAAGAAAGGCCGAGGTAAGTGTTTCCACCTGTCCCATAATAATAGCACCCAGCACGGCACCCGGAATAATGCCGATGCCACCCAGCACCGCAGCCGTAAAAGCCTTCAGACCGGGCATAATGCCCATAAAGGGATGAATTTGCGGATAGGCAATGGCATAGAGAACCCCGCCCACCGCTGCAAAAGCCGAACCAATGGCAAAGGTAATGGAGATGGTGTTATCCACGTTCACACCCATAAGTCTGGCCGCATTGTGGTCTACGGAAACTGTCCGCATGGCCATACCGATCTTGGTCCGGTAGACAATGAACTGCAGAGCCAGCAGCATGAGCACCACTACTACAGCAATCATCACCTGAATGTTGGTGATGGTTACACCAAACACCTCCCATCGCACTTCCTCGAACGGACGCTGCACAACGCGAAAATTGGGACCAAAAACAAATTTCAAGCTGCCAAAATACTCCAGAAAAAGCGAAACACCCAGCGCACTGATCAGGGCGGCAATCTTGGGCGCGTAACGCAAGGGCCGGTAGGCAATGCGCTCAATAGTCACACCCAGGATGGCACACACCACCACCGCGTTTACAATAGCTACGGGCAACGGCAGCCCCCAGTGCTGAAAGCCAAAATAGCCGATAAAGGCCCCCACCATGAACACGTCACCATGGGCAAAGTTGATCAGCTTAACCACACCGTAAACCATGGTATAACCCAGGGCAATCAGGGCGTACATCAAACCCAGCTGCAATCCGTTGATGATCTGGTCCAAGACGTGTTCCAAACCTGAATCTCCCCCCAGCGCAAAATAATGGGCAGGGAGGGTGCCGGGCCACACCCTCCCCGCAAGTGATAACCGTTACGGGGTAACAGTAGCAACGTACTTATAAGTTTTATCAGGTTGCACCTGCAGGATAACAGCAGCTTTAATCGGGTTACCATCCTTGTCAATGGTAATTTTGCCACTCACAGCGGGGAAGTCCTTGGTATTCTGCAGAGCTTCCTTAATCTTTTCAGGGTCGTTGCTGTTGGCCGTCTTGATGGCGTTCAGCATCAGGTTGGTGGCGTCGTAGCCCAGGGTGGCCAGCGCATCGGGCACGCTGCCGTACTTGGCCTTGTACTCTTCCACAAACTTCTTCACTTCGGGCCGCGGATCGTCAGCCGAGTAGTGGTTGGTGAAGTAACCGCCGGCCATAGTGGCAAAGTCCAGATCCTTGGGCGAATCCCAGCCGTCGCCGCCCAGGAAGATGGCCTTAATGCCCTTCTCGCGAGCCTGCTTGCCAATCAGACTGACCTTCTGATAATAGTCGGGCAGGTAGAGAATATCCGGGTTTTTGGCTGCAATCTTGGTCAACACCGCGCTGAAGTCGGTGTCGTCCTTGGAGTAAGCCAGAAACTCAACAACCTGGCCGCCGCCCTTTTCAAAGCTTTCCTTGAAAACATTGGCTAACCCGATGGTATAGTCATTACCCTGGTCATACAGCACAGCCGCTGTCTTCTTTTTCAGATTTTCCAGAGCGAATTTGGCCGCTACAGCGCCCTGGAAGGGGTCGATGAAGCAGGCCCGGAAGGCATACTCCTTGCGTTTGCCATTGTCCACGGTCACTTTGGGGTTGGTGGCCGTGTTGGTCAGCATAGGAATCTTCTGGCTGTTGCACAGCTCACTGACCGGGATGGTGGTTTTGGATGTGAGCGGACCAATAATGCAATTGACCTTGTCCTGCGAAATCAACTTGGTGGCTACGTTAACAGCTTCGGTGGCGTCATTGCGGTCATCGGCAATCACATACTCAATTTTGTAGTCGCCCGCTTTCATGCCGGCCTGTTCCAGGGCCAGTTTGAAAGCATTCTGGGTGGATTCACCAAATGTCTTCACATCACCCGTCAGAGGGGTAATCAAACCGATTTTTACAACCTTTTCGCCGCCTTCACCCGCACTTTTATTGCTGGCCGCCCCACCGCAGCCTGTTACCACCAGAGCTACCGCCAGCAAAGCTACCAGTAATAAATAAACCTTTCTGTTTTTCACACACATACCTCCTTAAAAGTTCGCAATCGCCAAAAAACCGCAATACTCCAGATTGTACCCTATACGCTTGCTGTTTTTCACCTCCCTGTCTTTGTCCCACCTGCTAATCTTCCCCGTCCACTTAAAACGCGGCCTCTAGCAAAAGCGGGAAAACATACTGCAAGTCACAAGATTAACAGTTGTTAATAATTCAACAAATATAACAAAATTCCTGCTACTTAAGACATGCTCCCATA contains:
- a CDS encoding branched-chain amino acid ABC transporter permease — encoded protein: MAQKKSATWLLLLGTVAFYALIKVLQLSGLMNDYWQRVLDQALIATIGALGLSIIYGFTGQFSLGHAAFYGLGAYSAGLLDKLYGSADNYLFLAISLLLGMLVAGLLALLVGLPILRLRSDYLGIATLGFGIIVKVGMDNSSKFFPPLGGATGMSGVPQSAGFDLIFLLTVLAIIFTRNFIFSSYGRACTAVREDEIAADVMGINTTRIKVLSFVLGCMLAGLAGGIYAHRYPFLHPSSFDFLKSFDFLLIVVLGGLGSMTGTVVTAVAWVFLLEGLRFVLGESFIDFRGVIYALILIISIILRPQGIFSGKELAALVPQSLTAWRQKDKEVTHVSS
- a CDS encoding ABC transporter ATP-binding protein; its protein translation is MSVLELKNVSKYFGGLKAVSNFSMTIEPGEIVGLIGPNGAGKTTVFNLITGIYQPSEGKVFFLGQDMSGIPPYKVCQAGIARTFQNIRLFKGNTVLDNVRTVFHFRVQYGLFDAIFRTPRFKNREVEITSRSMELLEVLGLADRALDLAANLPYGAQRRLEIARALALEPKLLILDEPAAGMNPSEVSNMVGLIKSIKEQFNLTVLLIEHQMGMVMNLCQRLVVMDFGQIIAQGLPVEIRNNPVVLEAYLGKGAAMA
- a CDS encoding branched-chain amino acid ABC transporter permease, which produces MFWQQLINGLTLGATYALIALGYTMVYGIIQLINFAHGEIFMVGAFVGVLAITILKVNIFVAMFLAMLVCMALGVTAERIAYRPLRRSDRLAPLISAIGVSIFLQTLMTVIFGPQPQAFPQVVEDALYKLGPVQVSRVQIIILVVASFLMVGLHLIVKYVKIGKAMRAASEDYDTAALMGINVNRVISFTFALGSLLAAAGGVLVGMYFNSVFPLMGVQAGLKAFCAAVLGGIGSIPGAMLGGIFLGIAEVLGIAAGYGDYKDAVAFTLLILVLLFRPTGLLGRPVQRKV
- a CDS encoding ABC transporter substrate-binding protein, with product MMRRTWWLLAIAMLALVLVATGCGGGQADKGKPAQEQSATPSGETIKIGFLGAKTGNHASYGIETLKGMKMAADDINAAGGLLGKKVEIIEDDHRSNPSEAATVTQKLINNNKVVAIVGDPTTGITKVAGNIAQQSKVVLLSAGAVGPGVVEIGDYIFRDTLLDALAAPAVTKYCVETLGWKKVALVTSVNNDYSVGLTKIFKDALAKYGAQIVIEQSIKDGDQNFSAQVTNIKQKAVDGIVFTGYYTEGGLFMKEVRKQGLKQVMVGGDGLLSPKLWELGGNAVEGSMVYTGFYPDLNNAGEKTKAFVQAYQKANNNALPDMFSAQGYDAVMLIADAIKKANSADPSVFKNELAKTQNWQGVTGTISFGPNREPVKSPVFLLEVKEQKWAVKAVIPVTAQ
- a CDS encoding ABC transporter ATP-binding protein — encoded protein: MMLEVNNLEVYYGAIRALHGVSFQVEKGEIVTLIGANGAGKSTTMRTISGLIRPKAGEVVFQGQRIDNVPAHKIVRLGISHVPEGRMIFPNLTVYENLLMGAYTRQDKGEISASLEMVMERFPRLRERQKQLAGTLSGGEQQMVAMGRGLMSKPQLLILDEPSMGLSPLLVEEIFAIIQDINRQGTTILLVEQNAFMALQVAHRAYVLETGRIVISGSAAEVQSNPQVRSAYLGEVG
- a CDS encoding branched-chain amino acid ABC transporter permease; translation: MEHVLDQIINGLQLGLMYALIALGYTMVYGVVKLINFAHGDVFMVGAFIGYFGFQHWGLPLPVAIVNAVVVCAILGVTIERIAYRPLRYAPKIAALISALGVSLFLEYFGSLKFVFGPNFRVVQRPFEEVRWEVFGVTITNIQVMIAVVVVLMLLALQFIVYRTKIGMAMRTVSVDHNAARLMGVNVDNTISITFAIGSAFAAVGGVLYAIAYPQIHPFMGIMPGLKAFTAAVLGGIGIIPGAVLGAIIMGQVETLTSAFLSSQLRDAIAFFILILVLLIRPSGILGKNEPDKV
- a CDS encoding ABC transporter substrate-binding protein, whose amino-acid sequence is MCVKNRKVYLLLVALLAVALVVTGCGGAASNKSAGEGGEKVVKIGLITPLTGDVKTFGESTQNAFKLALEQAGMKAGDYKIEYVIADDRNDATEAVNVATKLISQDKVNCIIGPLTSKTTIPVSELCNSQKIPMLTNTATNPKVTVDNGKRKEYAFRACFIDPFQGAVAAKFALENLKKKTAAVLYDQGNDYTIGLANVFKESFEKGGGQVVEFLAYSKDDTDFSAVLTKIAAKNPDILYLPDYYQKVSLIGKQAREKGIKAIFLGGDGWDSPKDLDFATMAGGYFTNHYSADDPRPEVKKFVEEYKAKYGSVPDALATLGYDATNLMLNAIKTANSNDPEKIKEALQNTKDFPAVSGKITIDKDGNPIKAAVILQVQPDKTYKYVATVTP
- a CDS encoding branched-chain amino acid ABC transporter permease, which codes for MLDMFTQNINPYYLQVANLLGIYIILALGLNLITGVTGQLSFGHAAFMSIGAYTAALLTLKMHLPFALSLLAGGCVACIWGVLIGFPTLRLTGDYLGIATLGFGEIVLVVFTNLQITGGAIGLAGIPRYTNVFVVYLLVAITVYCMYRIQYSRFGRALLAIREDEIAAAAMGINTTIYKVQAFAIGAFFAGLAGGLYAHLLQYLNPNDFGFARSFEILNFVVLGGLGSIPGTILGTVVLTLAPEFLRFIAEYRMMIYGLLLVVMMIFRPNGLLGGVDLSRVIKRYRSKRLERASARSISSS